The window AAAGTTAAAtgatttttacaaaacaaaaagaagaaaatgactttTGCGTGATGAATAACCACCCATAAAATTTACTCTGTTTTCATCGATATTATCACAAAAGTATATCTAATTATTACACATTCTCACTTCATTTAACCTGGTAAATTAAGATAGTGGTAGGGTAAACAACATAAGTTTTTACCCAGCATTGACATTTGATAATGCTCAGGTATGTTCAAACGGTAAAATGAGTTAGAGTAGTGTAGTTGCTGTTTTTTTAATCATGAGATATTACTCCATCTGTTTAGAAAAATAGTGAACTTTATagaaaaaatttatatgtaatttTTAAATAGTAAATTTTGATTTAAATATCAAATGACATACCAATTCACTTCACTTGACATTTCACCATTCTTACAGCCCAAGTACCATACCCCCACTACCCCCCCCCCCTACCCTCCCACCCACATGGATGTTTGTTTGGGCAATTCAGATGAGCAATTTTTTACTACACAAGTAACACAACCACACTGTAAATCCTGAAGATTTCAGAACAATCATCACCATAGATCAAAAAACGGACAGCTGAGATTCAATTAAGTGATCAATCACCATGCAAGTCTCAAAAAACACATGCCACACACAAACAAAACTTTCCAACTGCAACAGAATCAAATAAAAGATTATCATTCCTCGGTGCAAAACTGCATAAATCATACATATTCTAACCAACTCCCTTCTTCTTTTTGTTCattgtgcgtgtgtgtgtgtgtggggggggggggggggggctatatatacatacacatataaTCATATAATacagtaatagtagtagtagctGAGTGAGGAAAAACAGAGAAGGAGAAATGTGGAAAGAAATGATGAAAGAAGAAACAGAAGAGGAAGAATAAAGAGATTATTTATGGGTATAATGGAAGGGTACAAAGATACTTGTATTACGCCATTGACGGATTTTTCTACTACGAATGAGATGGTGGGTTGTAGCTCATTAAATTATGGGAGAAGTCAGAGAAAAGAAGGTCCTATTAATGAGAATGAGAGTATGAATATACAGAAGGGACGTGAGGGAAGAAGGAAAATGGCTGAGATGTATTCTGTGCTTCAATCCTTGGTCCCTACTCTCTCCCACGTCCATAAAGTCATTTTCCCTTCTTCTGCTTTTCAATTCAGCAATTGGGTTTCCTTTAGTTCATCTGTGTATcgtaatttgtttttttttgtttgtgaAAATTCGTAATTAGTTGAGTAATGTTAAATGGTCTTATATAGTTTGATGctttttgttttccctttttgTGGTTATCTCAGTTTCATTCTGACTGTTTGTTTAAGTCACGTATTGAAGAATTAGACATCTGTGTACATCAGTaaagtgtgtgtgtatgtgtgtgttctgtACTCAAATATATGGAAAAGTTGCAATCTGAATGGTTACATCTGCAATTGCAACTATTATTAGATTTGTTTCCTGAAATGTAATTTGGCAATACTGGATACATAATGGCTAAGTCAGTGTTTCTTTCTTGGCTTTTGAAAATTTCAGGAAACAAGACAGAACATTGTGGCAGAGTCTACAGATTACATCAAGCGCCTAGAGCAAGAAATAGTAAGGTTGGAGAATTTGAAGAAGTCATTTTTGGTTGATAAACCAGCATTATCTCAATGTAGAAACAGGGTTTCCTCTGTTAATGTCACTGTCTTGAAAGGATTAGCATTTTTCGGGATCCAATTTCAGCTAAGTCAAGGGCTTATGACCAAGATTTTCTGTGTTCTTGACAAGCATCAGGCTGAGGTTTTGGCTGCTAATATCTCTGTAAGTGATCATCGGATAGCGACATTGACAATCACAGTAATGATAGGACATAACAAAAGCGATATAGTAGAGAATATTCAGAGAGAATTATTTCTTGTTTAGGACTGGTTTTGTGATTTATAGGCGTTGGTTGATAGATGATTTAAAATCATCAAGTTTTGCTATTAGTAATTAGTAAAAGCTTTTTTGAGATTCTTTTGTCAGTGAGATATACACAACAGACCTGGGACAGGAAACACTTGTTGCTGGTTATGTACAAGCCATTATTTAAAGAAAATGCATACAATCATTAGAGAGTTGTATTAGATTTTATTTCAAAAGTGAAAGCAAAACACAGATGTTACAAAGGGAACTGATTTATTCCATTGTGCCATGGACTGTGGATAATGCGGTGCTTATGCttctctgagccgagggtctattggaaacaacctttctatctccacaaggtaggggtaaggctgcgtacacacTAGCCTCCCTGGGGTTATACTGggtttgatgttgttgttgttgccatggACTGTGGAATTTTGTATTGTGTATTATGTTTCAGTTGATGTTGTCCTCTTTTCTCTGCAAATCTACAACTCAATGTGCCATTTGATGATCAAGTAAATCAAAAACCTTGGTTTTAATTCCTGTTGTTTATGCTTTTCACAGAGTTCTGCCAGCTCTTTAATCACCCATCTATGTTTTCATCTGCTCCCATTTTGATCTTATCGCCCATTTCGTACGGTTTCCCTTATTTCTTCCCCCCGTTCTCTCTACAACCACATCTTTTATCGCTCTAATTATCTTCCACGTTCAGTCCCCCATCACCTGCCTTTATCACCTCTACTCCAGCAACAGCTATCCCCACCAGCCTAGCATTTATATATTGATCAAATTGCAGTGGCATGGCAATAATACGGACTCCGGAATTTATACTTCCCATTACAGAACTCCATTCACAATGTCTCACGAAACCACCAATACTTAGAATGAGCAAGAATTCTAGCCTTAGGTGCTCATCTCTCCACAACTAATCGTCTTCCTCTAACCCTGTCAAGATTGCCCTGAGTTATTGTCTCTTCAATACTTGTTTTATCCCCAACTGAAACTTGATTACCTATATGAAGTTGATATTGCTAAGCTCTAGCCATTGTGCAATCTCCTCCATCTCTTCCTTAGTCAAGAAACACTTGCTTTTAAAGGACACTAGCACAGTTGAAGCGGGGTCCTTCTCGTTTAACCATTGTATGATCTGTGAAGATTTTCATCTGTATCAGGCTCTCTAACAAGTGGAACAACAGGTATTACCTTCTTTCCGGCGATGCATGTTGCCTCAATTTCTCCAAAACCTTTTCTTTACCATGGTTTGATGAGGACTCAACAGGATGAAGCTTGCTTATCTAAGAGTCCTTAAGAAAAATGGATGCAGAAGGGAATTGAACCCCTGTATATTTGAACATACAAAGGAGAAAAGCATTAGGTGTAGCCCCAATAATTTGGAAATGTACTGCAGGAATGTTATGCGACACTTCCATTTCCATAGCCCACGCAAAATTGATATCATACATGAACAAGTGTGGTTTATGAGAGTCAATAATGTCGGAAAAGGCAGGGCTAGCCATTTCTAAGGCCTCTACAAGTGTAGACAAGAGCTGTGGAGCTAGGCCATTAGTTGTATGATAGTGAGGAGGAAGCTGAGGCAAACATGGTAGATAAATAGTTTGATACTTCAATAAATTGTCTCTGTTGCTCCCAAACACACACGCAAatatacgtggtcgtacaagtaataaaatgataagtcgagtaTCAAACCCACAGAAACTTGTGTCAACTACCCACTAAATtcaccaagattgttattcagtCAAGCCAAATTCGAGTTCAAGAATGTGATTATACTAAACTATAATTCTATGcagtaactaaattatcaag of the Nicotiana tabacum cultivar K326 chromosome 7, ASM71507v2, whole genome shotgun sequence genome contains:
- the LOC142182533 gene encoding uncharacterized protein LOC142182533 isoform X1: MGIMEGYKDTCITPLTDFSTTNEMVGCSSLNYGRSQRKEGPINENESMNIQKGREGRRKMAEMYSVLQSLVPTLSHVHKETRQNIVAESTDYIKRLEQEIVRLENLKKSFLVDKPALSQCRNRVSSVNVTVLKGLAFFGIQFQLSQGLMTKIFCVLDKHQAEVLAANISVSDHRIATLTITVMIGHNKSDIVENIQRELFLV
- the LOC142182533 gene encoding uncharacterized protein LOC142182533 isoform X2, encoding MGIMEGYKDTCITPLTDFSTTNEMVGCSSLNYGRSQRKEGPINENESMNIQKGREGRRKMAEMYSVLQSLETRQNIVAESTDYIKRLEQEIVRLENLKKSFLVDKPALSQCRNRVSSVNVTVLKGLAFFGIQFQLSQGLMTKIFCVLDKHQAEVLAANISVSDHRIATLTITVMIGHNKSDIVENIQRELFLV